One window of Botrimarina mediterranea genomic DNA carries:
- a CDS encoding tagaturonate epimerase family protein, which produces MAATKVQAPTPLGIEPSFGFGDRIGCATPGHLAALREAGGAIRGIFAQQSIREMTRTHRTAPEVMKAAVDALEAEGFSDIWSADADHLKTPDDVRVTMSAGFVFFTLDPSGSVDQQADSYSASELATKFEACKDSAPWLDTYRGKTVKFASGSIEFNEPTLRRAAVKYGKAIQATIELGRFVAEEAARQGKPFELELSVDETDQPTTPAEHYLIADQLRQAGVAIVSLAPRFEGDFEKGVDYKGDLASLEHSLGFHAEIAQELGPYKLSLHSGSDKISMYRLLSRATKGRFHVKTAGTSYLEALRVVARSDDALFRRIVDFSRGCYDRDKATYHVSATLADAPPQSEVADAIELERLYLERWEDVPAGKGFTAPGRQVLHCTFGSVMTDPELGPAVKGVLAGNQSAYDEVLRDHFVRHLDPLREG; this is translated from the coding sequence ATGGCTGCAACTAAAGTTCAGGCGCCCACTCCCCTAGGCATCGAGCCGAGCTTCGGCTTCGGCGACCGCATCGGCTGCGCGACGCCCGGCCACTTGGCGGCGCTGCGTGAAGCGGGCGGCGCCATCCGCGGCATCTTTGCGCAGCAGTCGATCCGGGAGATGACCCGCACGCACCGCACCGCGCCGGAGGTGATGAAGGCCGCGGTCGATGCGCTGGAGGCCGAGGGCTTCTCGGACATCTGGTCCGCCGACGCGGACCACCTGAAGACGCCCGACGACGTGCGCGTTACGATGTCGGCGGGCTTCGTGTTCTTCACGCTCGACCCGTCGGGTTCGGTGGATCAGCAGGCCGACAGCTACTCGGCGAGCGAACTGGCCACGAAGTTCGAGGCCTGCAAGGACTCGGCGCCGTGGCTCGACACGTACCGCGGCAAGACGGTGAAGTTTGCCTCGGGCTCCATCGAGTTCAACGAGCCGACGCTGCGGCGCGCCGCCGTGAAGTACGGCAAGGCGATCCAGGCGACGATCGAGCTAGGCCGCTTCGTCGCCGAAGAGGCCGCCCGCCAAGGCAAGCCGTTCGAGCTCGAGCTCTCGGTCGATGAGACCGACCAGCCGACGACGCCGGCCGAGCACTACCTGATCGCCGATCAATTACGGCAAGCGGGCGTAGCGATCGTCAGCCTCGCCCCGCGCTTCGAGGGGGACTTCGAGAAGGGCGTCGATTACAAGGGCGATCTGGCGTCGCTCGAACATTCGCTTGGCTTCCACGCCGAGATCGCCCAAGAGTTGGGCCCCTACAAGCTGTCGTTGCACTCGGGGTCGGACAAAATCTCGATGTACCGCCTGCTGTCGCGGGCGACGAAGGGCCGCTTCCATGTGAAGACGGCCGGCACCAGTTACCTCGAAGCCCTGCGTGTCGTGGCGCGGAGCGACGACGCCCTGTTCCGGCGGATCGTCGACTTCTCGCGCGGCTGCTACGACCGCGACAAGGCGACCTACCACGTCTCCGCGACGCTCGCTGACGCGCCGCCACAAAGCGAGGTCGCCGACGCGATCGAACTCGAACGGCTGTACCTGGAGCGCTGGGAAGACGTCCCCGCGGGGAAGGGCTTCACGGCGCCGGGGCGACAAGTCCTGCATTGCACGTTTGGTTCGGTGATGACCGACCCCGAACTTGGCCCGGCCGTCAAGGGCGTGTTGGCGGGCAACCAATCGGCGTACGACGAGGTCCTGCGGGACCACTTCGTGCGGCACCTCGACCCGCTCCGCGAGGGTTGA
- a CDS encoding DUF1559 family PulG-like putative transporter, which yields MRLTAYSSRASRTSGFTLVELLVVIAIIGILVALLLPAVQAAREAARRSQCINQIKQLSLAIHNHHDVRKELPPSRINDGQATWLWLILPQIEEQAHFDRWDFKQGCFYDLPEQVRLHELPNIVCPSQFHESPFAAVAPGDTHAHSETTYEGVITDYSPSAISTCVSLTSSSTENAKRADGAIVPGDFDRTNGNFPRTIERYWSRTSLSKITDGTSKTFMVGHGSKDEAESKHAFGGDVEPGLRSGELAPFSKSPDEGGFGGPHPGVVLMGMADGQVRPVRLDIDPAVVDRMVTRAGDDLYQEDQPANGSCAPVISNPF from the coding sequence ATGCGGCTTACGGCCTATTCGTCGCGCGCTAGTCGCACCAGTGGTTTCACCCTCGTGGAGCTGCTGGTGGTGATCGCCATTATCGGCATCCTTGTAGCGCTACTCTTGCCGGCGGTGCAAGCCGCCCGCGAAGCGGCGCGGCGTTCGCAGTGCATCAATCAGATCAAGCAGCTCTCGCTGGCGATCCACAACCATCACGATGTACGGAAGGAGTTGCCCCCATCGAGAATCAACGACGGTCAAGCAACCTGGCTTTGGCTCATCTTGCCGCAGATTGAGGAGCAGGCGCACTTTGATCGTTGGGACTTCAAGCAAGGGTGCTTTTACGACTTGCCTGAACAGGTACGTTTGCATGAGCTGCCGAACATCGTCTGCCCCTCGCAGTTTCACGAGTCGCCTTTTGCGGCGGTGGCGCCAGGCGACACGCACGCCCACTCTGAAACCACATACGAAGGCGTGATCACGGACTACAGTCCGTCGGCGATATCGACTTGTGTCTCACTGACCTCCAGCTCGACCGAGAATGCGAAGCGCGCCGACGGGGCGATCGTGCCGGGAGATTTCGATCGCACCAATGGGAATTTCCCTAGGACGATCGAACGCTATTGGTCGAGGACTTCACTCTCGAAGATCACCGACGGCACCTCTAAGACCTTCATGGTAGGGCACGGAAGCAAGGACGAGGCCGAGTCGAAGCATGCGTTCGGCGGGGATGTCGAACCCGGTCTCCGATCGGGTGAGCTCGCCCCGTTCTCAAAGAGCCCCGACGAGGGAGGATTTGGAGGCCCGCATCCCGGCGTCGTCTTGATGGGAATGGCGGACGGCCAAGTGCGTCCGGTGAGGCTGGATATTGATCCCGCGGTCGTCGATCGCATGGTGACACGTGCCGGTGACGATCTCTATCAAGAGGATCAGCCGGCAAATGGTTCCTGCGCGCCGGTGATCTCCAATCCCTTCTGA
- a CDS encoding carboxypeptidase-like regulatory domain-containing protein: MQLLNVRSIVWLATIVAVVAAGCGGPVRIKVGGRVTRVDGTPVSGAKVLFRSSETGASADGITDDDGNYEVGGVERGDGVPPGKYQVAVSEKRGGWDNPKARTIHPVYESPSTSGLECEVTTSSSSMNYDMELELPSTSGKS, translated from the coding sequence ATGCAATTGTTGAACGTCCGAAGCATCGTCTGGCTAGCCACGATCGTGGCGGTGGTCGCTGCTGGTTGCGGTGGCCCTGTCCGGATCAAGGTTGGCGGACGGGTGACTCGCGTCGATGGCACACCGGTGTCGGGGGCAAAAGTCCTCTTTCGATCTTCCGAGACGGGGGCGTCCGCCGACGGGATCACCGATGATGACGGCAACTACGAAGTTGGAGGAGTGGAAAGAGGAGACGGCGTGCCGCCCGGCAAGTACCAAGTGGCAGTGAGCGAGAAACGAGGCGGCTGGGATAACCCCAAGGCACGCACCATCCATCCCGTGTATGAGAGCCCCAGCACGTCGGGGTTGGAGTGCGAGGTGACGACATCGAGTTCTTCGATGAACTACGACATGGAACTCGAACTGCCAAGTACGTCAGGAAAGAGTTGA